A region of bacterium DNA encodes the following proteins:
- a CDS encoding site-specific integrase codes for MATICKREYANGQVKYQAKIRIKGQPSISETFERKTDAAKWARNTEKAIEDGIYFKTLEARKHTLGELVDRYIEDVVPHKFAKKRDINGAITHLNWWKNKLGTYFLIDVTPVLLAEYRDKLKKEPYKKFKRTSNKTENKKPEENKQQEEKKEVERIRSNSTVNRYMGTLSSAFTIAMNDFGWLEENPMFKVKKKKEPRGRVRYLSKKERNALLTACEKSSNPNLYIVVVLALTTGARFSEIINLKWENIDFKRKYLYFLDTKNNERRSVPISAHAYKLLEEYKKIRRINTKYVFPGKTGKKPIELKRQWENAIEEAKLEDFHFHDLRHTAASYLAMNGASLLEIAHVLGHKTLEMVKRYSHLSEQHTAGILERLSEQQFKPLAESSL; via the coding sequence ATGGCTACAATCTGTAAAAGAGAATATGCAAACGGTCAGGTTAAATACCAAGCTAAAATCAGAATAAAAGGGCAACCCTCTATATCAGAAACATTCGAAAGAAAAACTGATGCTGCTAAATGGGCTCGAAATACAGAGAAAGCCATTGAAGACGGAATATATTTTAAAACACTTGAAGCCCGTAAACACACATTGGGCGAATTGGTCGACAGATATATTGAGGACGTAGTACCTCATAAATTTGCTAAGAAAAGAGATATTAACGGTGCTATAACACATCTTAACTGGTGGAAGAACAAGTTGGGAACTTATTTTCTTATTGATGTAACGCCTGTTTTGCTTGCGGAGTATAGAGATAAACTAAAAAAAGAACCTTACAAAAAATTTAAAAGAACTTCAAATAAAACCGAAAACAAAAAACCTGAAGAAAATAAACAACAAGAAGAAAAAAAAGAAGTGGAAAGAATTCGTTCCAACAGTACGGTTAACAGGTACATGGGGACTTTGTCGAGTGCGTTCACAATAGCAATGAATGATTTTGGATGGCTTGAAGAAAATCCGATGTTCAAAGTTAAAAAGAAAAAAGAACCCAGAGGCAGGGTGAGATACCTTTCAAAAAAAGAAAGAAATGCTCTTTTAACAGCATGTGAAAAGTCTTCCAATCCGAATTTGTATATAGTGGTTGTTCTTGCCTTGACTACTGGTGCAAGGTTTTCTGAAATAATAAACCTAAAGTGGGAAAACATAGATTTTAAAAGGAAATATCTTTATTTCCTCGATACGAAGAATAACGAACGCCGCTCTGTTCCGATATCTGCACATGCTTATAAGCTTTTAGAAGAGTATAAAAAAATCAGAAGGATTAATACAAAATACGTTTTCCCTGGAAAAACAGGCAAAAAACCTATTGAATTAAAACGGCAATGGGAAAATGCTATCGAAGAAGCCAAACTTGAGGACTTCCATTTTCATGACCTTCGGCACACAGCGGCTTCTTATTTAGCCATGAATGGTGCTTCTTTGCTTGAAATTGCACATGTTCTCGGGCATAAAACTTTAGAAATGGTAAAAAGATATTCTCATCTGTCGGAACAGCATACGGCGGGGATATTAGAGAGATTGAGCGAGCAGCAGTTTAAGCCCCTTGCGGAATCTTCACTATAA
- a CDS encoding GNAT family N-acetyltransferase, with protein MLKTLPAQKKNSLKKIKIKYDKNISPESVQELYLSVGWQYRDCLQIKKALEGSFLVASAWIDEILIGLARATGDGVFNVTIWDFSVHPAYQKQGLGKLLFNSMLTILNDYNIPLITLYSELDKKNFYSKLGFECNSKKIIGMYRYNK; from the coding sequence GTGTTAAAAACATTACCAGCCCAGAAAAAAAACAGTTTAAAAAAAATTAAAATAAAATATGACAAAAATATTTCTCCTGAATCCGTTCAAGAGCTTTATCTTTCTGTTGGATGGCAGTATAGGGATTGTTTACAAATTAAAAAAGCACTTGAAGGAAGTTTTCTTGTTGCTTCGGCATGGATTGATGAAATATTAATAGGTTTAGCAAGAGCAACAGGAGATGGAGTTTTTAATGTAACAATATGGGATTTTTCAGTACATCCTGCTTATCAAAAGCAGGGACTGGGCAAATTATTATTTAATTCAATGCTGACTATATTAAACGATTATAATATACCATTAATTACTTTATATTCGGAGTTGGATAAAAAAAATTTTTATAGTAAGCTAGGTTTCGAATGCAATTCAAAAAAAATAATCGGAATGTATAGATACAATAAATAG
- a CDS encoding response regulator — translation MKSIVVDDDRICGNIFKIELSKYGQCDFVNNGKSALEAYKESIEQGCPYQLMTLDIIMPEMDGGEVLREIRRLESEKNIWEMDRLRVIITTAFDDWYNRKIIIKNLNPLYETYFIKTSNMHEFIDKVHELGFVID, via the coding sequence ATGAAAAGTATTGTTGTCGATGACGATAGAATTTGTGGAAATATATTTAAAATAGAACTTTCAAAATATGGACAATGCGATTTTGTAAATAATGGAAAAAGCGCTTTAGAGGCATATAAAGAATCCATAGAGCAAGGGTGTCCCTATCAGCTTATGACGCTTGATATTATAATGCCGGAAATGGATGGCGGCGAAGTTTTAAGAGAAATACGACGTCTTGAATCCGAAAAAAATATTTGGGAAATGGATAGATTACGGGTAATAATCACGACGGCCTTTGATGATTGGTATAATAGAAAAATTATAATAAAAAATTTAAACCCTTTATATGAAACTTATTTTATAAAAACTTCTAATATGCATGAATTTATAGACAAAGTTCATGAACTTGGCTTTGTTATTGATTAA
- a CDS encoding terminase small subunit: MSMKLTSKQKRFCEEYVIDLNGTQSAIRAGYSENSAYSIAEENLKKPEIEKYISGLQAEIRERNNIKADDVITDIVKIKEQCMQVKPIIIYDKAGNAKEIKSFNANAALKACELLGRYTGIFKEDNGQKNITIRPMHV; this comes from the coding sequence ATGAGTATGAAACTAACTTCAAAACAAAAAAGATTCTGCGAAGAGTACGTCATTGATTTGAACGGAACTCAGTCGGCAATTCGTGCGGGATATTCTGAAAATTCTGCTTATTCTATAGCAGAGGAGAACCTGAAAAAACCTGAGATTGAAAAATACATTTCAGGGCTTCAGGCAGAAATAAGAGAGCGAAATAATATTAAAGCAGATGACGTAATTACAGATATCGTCAAGATTAAAGAACAATGCATGCAGGTTAAGCCTATTATCATTTATGACAAAGCTGGAAATGCAAAGGAGATTAAGTCCTTCAACGCAAATGCAGCATTAAAAGCTTGTGAACTACTCGGAAGATATACAGGAATTTTTAAAGAAGACAACGGGCAGAAAAATATAACTATAAGACCAATGCACGTCTAA
- the rplI gene encoding 50S ribosomal protein L9: MKVILKKDVQSLGESGDIVEVKDGHARNYLLPYKYAELATEGSLKNRERNIARIKAQAEKLHAEAVAKADKIKAIGQLEITTKAGDSGKLFGAITTRRLAEEVIAKSGVEVDRRNISLNKPINIIGEYKMAIKLTSKVTVELPIAVSASEVFKEEIFVEEENITTEE; this comes from the coding sequence ATGAAAGTTATCCTTAAAAAAGATGTCCAATCTCTCGGTGAATCAGGAGATATAGTAGAAGTAAAAGACGGTCATGCAAGAAATTATCTTTTACCTTATAAGTACGCAGAATTAGCCACAGAAGGTTCTCTTAAAAACAGAGAAAGAAACATCGCAAGAATTAAAGCTCAGGCTGAAAAACTTCATGCGGAAGCTGTTGCAAAAGCTGACAAAATTAAAGCTATCGGACAACTTGAAATAACAACAAAAGCAGGTGACAGCGGAAAATTATTCGGTGCTATCACCACAAGAAGACTTGCTGAAGAAGTTATCGCCAAATCAGGTGTCGAAGTTGACAGAAGAAATATTTCTCTCAATAAACCAATCAATATTATCGGCGAATACAAAATGGCTATTAAGCTAACTTCAAAAGTAACTGTTGAACTTCCTATTGCTGTTTCAGCTTCTGAAGTTTTTAAAGAAGAAATTTTTGTTGAAGAAGAAAATATAACAACAGAAGAATAA